Proteins encoded within one genomic window of Eurosta solidaginis isolate ZX-2024a chromosome 1, ASM4086904v1, whole genome shotgun sequence:
- the LOC137237417 gene encoding tubulin alpha-1D chain produces the protein MSSRGEIIQIHVGQAGVQIANACWELYCLEHGIMANGALCQMPNDDSFLTFFGISGMALKVVPRIVIVDTEPTVIDEIRTGAYRYLFHPDTLISGKEDAGSNFARGYNLLGHDLIDRTMDAVRRVAEQCRNLRGFLIFRAIGGGTGSGFGTLLLEKLADAYGRKTTKAEFLVFPSPSLSPIIVEPYNALLATHYSMDYIDVSFIVDNEALYEICDTKLGVSAPTYTNLNRIIGQVVSAFTASQRFYGTNNVSFEEFQTNLVPYPRIHYPLLTYAPLVPVSKYPFVNSNTEQLTQACFHPGSQMVRCNPTLGKYMACVLLYRGDVSPNDINSAIQQIKSGRTARFVDWTPTGFKIGVNAMPPVFVPGGDLAPTARAVCAISNNTIIRSAWCRLVSKFDKLYNRRAFVYHFVGEGMEEGSLSEASQNVCQLVADYYEVESSARGSATQPEAD, from the exons ATGTCAAGCCGT GGTGAAATTATACAAATTCATGTTGGACAAGCTGGTGTGCAAATAGCAAATGCCTGTTGGGAGTTGTATTGTCTTGAGCATGGAATTATGGCAAATGGGGCATTATGCCAAATGCCCAATGACGATTCCTTTCTTACATTTTTTGGCATCTCTGGTATGGCTTTAAAAGTTGTTCCCCGGATTGTTATAGTGGATACGGAACCAACAGTAATTG ATGAAATTCGCACGGGGGCCTATCGGTATCTCTTCCATCCAGATACCTTGATTAGTGGAAAAGAGGATGCGGGGAGCAATTTTGCTCGCGGTTACAATCTTTTAGGTCATGATCTGATTGATCGCACAATGGATGCTGTACGGCGCGTAGCGGAGCAATGCCGCAATCTACGAGGTTTCCTCATATTTCGTGCTATTGGCGGTGGAACGGGATCAGGATTTGGCACACTTTTGTTAGAAAAGCTAGCCGATGCATATGGCAGAAAGACAACAAAAGCTGAGTTTTTAGTATTTCCATCACCGTC ACTTTCGCCGATTATTGTTGAACCATATAACGCCTTATTAGCAACACATTACTCCATGGATTATATAGACGTTTCTTTCATTGTGGATAACGAAGCTTTGTATGAGATCTGCGATACCAAGTTAGGCGTATCAGCTCCGACATATACGAATTTGAATCGAATCATAGGCCAG GTTGTATCGGCATTTACAGCATCACAACGCTTCTATGGAACCAACAATGTTTCATTCGAAGAATTTCAGACAAATTTAGTACCGTATCCGCGTATTCATTATCCTTTGCTTACTTATGCACCACTGGTGCCAGTCAGCAAGTATCCTTTCGTGAACAGTAATACCGAACAATTGACCCAAGCCTGTTTTCATCCAGGCAGCCAAATGGTACGCTGTAACCCCACGCTTGGCAAATATATGGCTTGTGTGCTACTCTATCGAGGTGACGTTTCACCAAACGATATTAATTCCGCTATTCAGCAAATTAAATCGGGTCGAACTGCTCGTTTTGTTGATTGGACACCAACTGGCTTTAAAATTGGGGTAAATGCTATGCCCCCGGTCTTTGTACCGGGAGGCGATTTAGCGCCAACAGCTCGGGCAGTCTGCGCTATTTCCAACAATACGATCATACGCAGTGCTTGGTGTCGGCTTGTAAGTAAATTTGATAAGTTGTATAACCGACGCGCTTTCGTGTATCATTTTGTTGGTGAGGGTATGGAGGAAGGTAGTTTATCTGAAGCGTCGCAAAACGTTTGTCAGCTTGTTGCTGACTACTACGAAGTGGAGTCCTCGGCCCGTGGGTCAGCAACCCAACCGGAAGCTGACTGA